A genome region from Bradyrhizobium commune includes the following:
- a CDS encoding NF038122 family metalloprotease, which translates to MTSASGQDQDLLSEDPIYTVVGTSIQGSYIPATSGGSSGGSSSGSVMSVTSGGITINLILDAAAQAAPASFKNGLQQAVSILAANITDHITVNIKIDYSGTGGGAAAGPDYGYYESYAWTHSELVNNATAGDTTFNSLPGGSTIQGQSNVAVWNAQLKLWGVIGANDTTTDDASAYFSTDINPNLLVGVALHELTHALGRVPYGSAPDVFDLYRFTSPGVRLFSGGSTAPEAYFSLDNGATKIADYGQTSDPSDFLNSGVQGPNDPFNEFYTGGTTQTLSSIDLKQLDALGFHLAINSPGMAAQPDLSEYVAVDKTTVAAGSSLTIDAYNMNLGDAVAGPSTAKIYLSTDATITTSDTLLATVSTSTTLATVSQPGYYDHQTIMVALPGNLAPGTYYIGGIADYNNQIGERDETNNTYNVVQITITAGHPDLSEYVAVDKTTVVAGSSLTIDAYDMNLGDGVDATSTTAGIYLSTDATITTSDTLLTTLTTSATLAAVSLSGYYDHQATTVTLPGNLAPGTYYIGGIADYNNHLTESNETNNTYNVVQVTVTAPAQPDLTEYVAVNHTSVAAGDSVTIDAYNMNLGSGVASSPNTAGIYLSTDATITTSDTLLTTLTTSSTLATVSQPGYYDHQTVTVALPGNLAPGTYYIGGIADYNNHVTESNETNNTYNVVQVTVAAPARPDLSEYVAVDRTTVAAGSSLTVDAYNMNLGNAVASSPNTAGIYLSTDATITTSDTLLTTLTTSSTLATVSQPGYYDHQTVTVTLPGNLAPGTYYIGGLADYNNQLAESNETNNAYNVVQVTVTAPGSSSTPQASVASSSTGAAYFGNPNVQDNFALAQAGDVQPLGVALVTDHASLATTVSLQAQAGSTDVAIHFVFDHLTDVAQHYFGDYHLV; encoded by the coding sequence ATGACATCCGCGTCTGGGCAGGACCAGGATCTACTCTCCGAAGATCCCATCTACACAGTCGTGGGCACCAGCATTCAAGGAAGCTATATTCCGGCCACCTCTGGAGGTTCGTCGGGCGGCTCGTCGTCAGGCTCCGTCATGTCGGTCACGTCCGGCGGCATCACGATCAATCTGATCCTCGATGCGGCTGCGCAGGCAGCACCGGCCAGTTTCAAGAACGGCCTGCAGCAGGCCGTCTCGATCCTCGCCGCGAACATCACCGACCATATCACCGTCAATATCAAGATTGACTATAGCGGCACCGGGGGCGGTGCCGCTGCCGGCCCCGACTACGGCTACTATGAATCCTACGCGTGGACCCACTCCGAGCTGGTTAATAATGCGACTGCAGGCGACACCACGTTCAACAGCTTGCCAGGCGGCTCCACGATCCAGGGGCAATCGAACGTCGCGGTCTGGAACGCGCAGCTCAAGCTCTGGGGTGTTATTGGTGCCAACGACACCACGACCGACGACGCCAGCGCGTATTTTTCCACCGACATCAATCCCAATCTGCTGGTCGGCGTCGCGCTGCACGAGCTGACCCATGCGTTGGGCCGCGTGCCCTATGGTTCGGCGCCTGACGTCTTCGATCTCTACCGCTTCACGAGCCCCGGCGTCCGCCTGTTCTCGGGCGGCTCGACGGCACCGGAGGCGTATTTCTCGCTCGATAACGGTGCGACCAAGATTGCCGACTACGGCCAGACGTCCGATCCGAGCGACTTCCTCAACAGCGGCGTTCAAGGGCCCAACGACCCCTTCAACGAATTCTACACCGGCGGCACCACTCAGACATTGTCATCGATCGATCTGAAGCAGCTTGACGCGCTCGGATTTCACCTCGCCATCAACAGTCCGGGCATGGCGGCCCAGCCCGATCTGTCCGAGTACGTGGCGGTGGACAAGACCACCGTTGCTGCCGGGAGCAGTTTGACGATCGACGCCTACAACATGAACCTTGGCGATGCGGTGGCAGGACCGTCCACAGCCAAAATCTATCTCTCTACAGACGCGACGATCACCACTTCGGATACGCTGCTCGCGACGGTATCGACCTCGACGACGCTCGCCACTGTCAGCCAGCCCGGCTACTACGATCATCAGACCATCATGGTCGCGCTTCCCGGCAATCTGGCGCCAGGCACCTACTACATCGGCGGCATTGCCGATTACAACAACCAGATCGGCGAGCGTGACGAGACCAACAATACCTACAATGTGGTGCAGATTACGATCACCGCGGGCCATCCTGACCTGTCCGAATACGTCGCCGTGGACAAGACGACCGTTGTCGCCGGGAGCAGTCTGACGATCGATGCCTACGACATGAATCTCGGCGACGGCGTGGACGCGACCTCGACCACTGCCGGAATCTACCTTTCGACCGACGCGACGATCACGACGTCGGACACGCTGCTCACGACATTGACGACGTCAGCGACACTGGCCGCGGTCAGTTTGTCCGGATACTATGACCATCAGGCGACGACCGTGACATTGCCGGGCAACCTTGCGCCGGGCACCTACTACATCGGCGGCATCGCCGACTACAACAATCACCTCACCGAGAGCAACGAGACCAACAACACCTACAACGTGGTGCAGGTGACGGTGACGGCACCAGCGCAGCCCGACCTGACCGAGTATGTGGCCGTGAATCACACGAGCGTCGCCGCTGGCGACAGCGTGACGATCGATGCCTACAACATGAACCTCGGCAGCGGGGTGGCTTCGTCCCCGAACACTGCGGGAATCTATCTCTCGACCGATGCGACGATCACCACGTCGGACACGCTGCTCACGACACTGACGACGTCGTCGACGCTCGCCACCGTGAGCCAGCCCGGCTATTACGACCATCAGACGGTCACTGTGGCGCTGCCGGGCAATCTGGCGCCCGGCACCTATTACATCGGCGGCATCGCCGACTACAACAACCACGTCACCGAGAGCAACGAAACCAACAATACCTATAATGTCGTGCAGGTGACGGTGGCGGCGCCAGCGCGGCCTGATCTGTCCGAATATGTCGCCGTGGACAGGACCACCGTTGCGGCCGGCTCCAGCCTCACGGTCGACGCCTACAACATGAATCTCGGCAACGCGGTGGCTTCGTCTCCGAACACCGCCGGAATCTATCTCTCGACCGATGCGACGATCACGACGTCGGACACGCTGCTTACGACACTAACGACGTCATCGACGTTGGCCACGGTGAGCCAGCCCGGCTATTACGACCACCAGACGGTCACGGTGACGCTGCCGGGCAACCTTGCGCCGGGCACCTACTACATCGGCGGTCTTGCCGACTACAACAACCAACTCGCCGAGAGCAACGAGACCAACAACGCCTACAACGTGGTTCAGGTCACCGTGACGGCGCCCGGCAGTTCGTCGACGCCGCAAGCCTCAGTGGCATCGTCGTCGACTGGCGCTGCATATTTTGGAAACCCCAACGTCCAGGACAATTTCGCGTTGGCCCAGGCGGGCGACGTGCAGCCTCTCGGCGTTGCGCTCGTGACGGATCACGCTTCACTCGCCACGACGGTCTCGCTCCAGGCCCAGGCGGGCAGTACGGACGTGGCCATCCATTTTGTGTTTGACCACTTGACGGACGTCGCGCAGCACTATTTCGGCGACTATCATCTGGTCTGA
- a CDS encoding S8 family peptidase, translated as MRQSLNESASNADGTGIKVGVLSDSFNDLGGYANDQASGTLPSVQVLADLSSGGTDEGRAMLQIVHDIAPNASLAFYTADQGEQAFANGILALAAAGCKVICDDVTYLDEPFFGGGVIAQAIQTVEAEGVTYITSAGNNASTAYQAAWTPVSGYFNGYYFSDAQLFGSSVFQTLTITASASEPVPLLLEWDKAYGQANFNSGQAPDIDMFVYQNGSLIAQATNATVGEPNNPFTGYEFTASGTYQIVIANNFGPDPHLIKEILFGNGLPETISGANAGTVMGHALSPYAITVGAVSTAATPAFGYSTPVSESFSSSGAGSELLFDSNGAALPSPQFISPVDVSSVDNIATTLSGGLGDFYGTSAASASLAGVAAVILGANPSLSPAQLAQIMEQTATSMANPAVSGSGLVNVDAAVAAAVALLPPDLSEYVAVNKTTVAAGGSLTIDAYNMNLGSGSDATSTTAGIYLSTDATITTSDTLLTTLTTTSTLARVSQPGYYDHQTVTVTLPGNLAPGTYYIGGIADYNNQLSESNETNNTYNVVQVTVTAPALPDLSEYVAVNKTTVAAGDSVTVDAYNMNLGGGVDATSTTAGIYLSTDATITTSDTLLTTLTTSATLATVSQPGYYDHQTVTVMLPGNLAPGTYYIGGIADYNNHLTESNETNNTYNVVQVTVTAPVLPDLSEYVAVNKTTVAAGDSVTIDAYNMNLGNGVDATPTTAGIYLSTDATITTSDTLLTTLTTSSTLATVSQPGYYDHQTVTVTLPGNLAPGTYYIGGLADYNSHLTESNETNNTYNVVQVTVTAPVLPDLSEYVAVNKTTVAAGNSVTIDAYNMNLGNGVDATPTTAGIYLSTDATITTSDTLLTTLTTSSTLATVSQPGYYDHQTVTVTLPGNLAPGTYYIGGIADYNNHLAESSETNNTYNVVQITVTAAGSSSVAQVSAASSSGGAAYFGQPNVYDNFVLAQVSNVQSLGGTSEADHVSLTTTALPQAPAATTDVAAAHFVSDHVTDVMQHSSSDFHLL; from the coding sequence GTGCGGCAGTCCCTCAACGAGAGTGCATCGAACGCCGACGGTACTGGAATCAAGGTTGGCGTTCTCTCCGACAGTTTCAACGATCTGGGAGGCTATGCCAACGACCAGGCCAGCGGGACATTGCCCTCCGTTCAGGTGCTTGCCGATCTTTCGTCAGGCGGTACCGACGAGGGCCGCGCGATGTTGCAGATCGTGCACGATATCGCCCCCAACGCCAGCCTCGCGTTCTACACCGCCGATCAGGGCGAGCAGGCCTTCGCCAATGGCATCCTGGCGCTCGCGGCCGCCGGCTGCAAGGTGATCTGCGATGACGTGACCTATCTCGACGAGCCGTTCTTCGGTGGAGGCGTGATCGCGCAGGCGATTCAAACCGTCGAAGCGGAAGGCGTCACCTACATTACGTCCGCCGGCAACAATGCGAGCACGGCCTACCAGGCGGCCTGGACGCCTGTGTCGGGGTACTTCAACGGCTACTATTTCAGCGACGCCCAACTCTTCGGCAGCAGCGTTTTTCAGACCCTCACGATCACCGCGAGCGCGAGCGAGCCGGTCCCCTTGCTGCTGGAATGGGACAAGGCCTACGGACAGGCAAACTTCAATTCCGGGCAAGCGCCCGACATCGACATGTTTGTCTATCAAAATGGAAGCCTGATCGCCCAGGCGACCAACGCGACCGTCGGCGAGCCGAACAATCCATTTACGGGATACGAGTTCACCGCCTCGGGTACCTACCAGATCGTGATCGCCAACAATTTCGGACCGGATCCTCACCTGATCAAGGAAATCCTGTTCGGCAACGGCCTGCCCGAGACCATCAGTGGCGCCAACGCCGGTACCGTCATGGGGCACGCGCTGTCACCCTACGCCATCACCGTGGGCGCCGTCAGCACCGCCGCGACGCCGGCGTTCGGCTACAGTACGCCGGTCAGCGAAAGCTTTTCGTCGTCAGGCGCCGGCTCGGAACTGCTTTTCGACAGCAACGGCGCGGCGCTGCCGTCGCCCCAGTTCATAAGTCCGGTTGACGTCTCGAGCGTGGACAATATCGCCACGACGCTTTCCGGGGGGCTTGGCGACTTCTACGGCACCTCCGCCGCATCGGCGAGCCTGGCCGGTGTCGCCGCGGTGATCCTGGGAGCCAATCCGTCCCTGTCGCCTGCGCAGCTCGCGCAGATCATGGAGCAAACGGCGACATCGATGGCCAATCCGGCTGTCAGTGGTTCGGGGCTGGTGAACGTCGATGCGGCCGTGGCTGCAGCCGTCGCGCTGCTTCCGCCGGATCTCTCCGAATACGTGGCGGTGAACAAGACCACCGTTGCCGCCGGCGGCAGTCTGACGATCGATGCCTACAACATGAATCTCGGAAGCGGGTCGGACGCGACCTCGACCACTGCCGGAATCTATCTCTCGACCGACGCGACGATCACGACGTCGGACACTCTGCTCACGACGCTGACGACCACGTCGACGCTGGCCAGGGTCAGTCAACCCGGCTACTACGACCATCAGACGGTCACGGTGACATTGCCGGGCAACCTTGCACCGGGCACCTACTACATCGGCGGCATTGCCGACTACAACAACCAGCTCAGCGAGAGCAATGAGACCAACAACACCTATAATGTCGTGCAGGTCACGGTGACGGCGCCGGCGCTGCCCGACCTGTCCGAATATGTGGCTGTGAACAAGACCACCGTTGCGGCCGGCGACAGCGTGACGGTCGATGCCTACAACATGAACCTCGGCGGCGGGGTGGACGCGACCTCGACCACTGCCGGAATTTATCTCTCGACCGATGCGACGATCACCACGTCGGACACGTTGCTCACGACGCTGACGACGTCAGCAACCTTGGCCACCGTCAGCCAGCCCGGCTATTACGACCACCAGACGGTCACGGTGATGCTGCCGGGCAACCTTGCCCCCGGCACTTACTACATTGGCGGCATTGCCGATTACAACAATCACCTCACCGAGAGCAACGAGACCAACAACACCTACAACGTGGTGCAGGTGACGGTGACGGCGCCAGTGCTGCCCGACTTGTCCGAATACGTGGCCGTGAACAAGACCACCGTTGCGGCCGGCGACAGCGTGACGATCGATGCCTACAACATGAACCTCGGCAACGGGGTGGATGCGACCCCCACGACTGCCGGAATTTATCTCTCGACCGATGCGACGATCACCACGTCGGACACGCTGCTCACGACGCTGACGACGTCGTCGACGCTCGCTACTGTGAGCCAGCCCGGCTATTACGACCACCAGACGGTCACGGTGACGCTGCCGGGCAACCTGGCGCCTGGCACCTACTACATCGGTGGTCTTGCCGACTACAACAGCCACCTCACCGAGAGCAACGAGACCAACAACACCTACAACGTGGTGCAGGTGACGGTGACGGCGCCAGTGCTGCCCGACTTGTCCGAATACGTGGCTGTGAACAAGACCACCGTTGCGGCCGGCAACAGCGTGACGATCGATGCCTACAACATGAACCTCGGCAACGGGGTGGATGCGACCCCCACGACTGCCGGAATTTATCTCTCGACCGATGCGACGATCACCACGTCGGACACGCTGCTCACGACGCTGACGACGTCGTCGACGCTCGCTACTGTGAGCCAGCCCGGCTATTACGACCACCAGACGGTCACGGTGACGCTGCCGGGCAACCTTGCGCCCGGCACTTACTACATCGGCGGCATCGCCGATTATAACAACCACCTCGCCGAGAGCAGCGAGACCAACAACACCTATAATGTCGTGCAGATCACGGTGACGGCGGCGGGTAGCTCGTCGGTGGCGCAAGTGTCAGCCGCATCATCGTCGGGTGGCGCTGCGTATTTTGGACAGCCCAACGTTTACGACAATTTCGTGTTGGCCCAGGTCAGCAATGTGCAGTCCCTCGGCGGTACGTCCGAGGCGGATCACGTCTCGCTCACCACGACGGCCTTGCCCCAGGCCCCGGCGGCCACGACAGACGTGGCGGCCGCTCACTTCGTGTCTGACCACGTGACGGACGTCATGCAGCACTCTTCCAGCGACTTTCATCTGCTCTGA
- a CDS encoding tetratricopeptide repeat protein — MIALVLALAAPARAQSLGQGVSAFNRQDYVTASRIFIPLAERGNAAAQSYLGFLFETGRGVPQNYTEAAMWYRRAAEQGDGRAQYSLGLLYDRGQGVPQDIVEASKWLNLSTAAAPSRVRESRARIRDAVTTKMSRGEIAEARLRALEWAPSRER; from the coding sequence ATGATCGCGCTTGTGCTTGCACTGGCTGCGCCGGCCCGCGCCCAGTCGCTCGGCCAGGGCGTGTCTGCCTTCAACCGCCAGGACTATGTCACGGCGTCGCGCATCTTCATTCCGCTCGCCGAGCGCGGCAATGCGGCTGCGCAGTCCTATCTCGGCTTCCTGTTCGAGACCGGCCGCGGCGTGCCGCAGAACTATACGGAGGCCGCGATGTGGTACCGCCGCGCGGCGGAGCAGGGCGACGGCCGCGCCCAATATTCGCTCGGGTTGCTCTACGACCGCGGCCAGGGCGTGCCGCAGGACATCGTCGAAGCCTCCAAATGGCTCAACCTGTCGACCGCGGCCGCACCATCGCGGGTGCGTGAATCCCGCGCCCGGATCCGTGACGCCGTCACCACCAAGATGTCGCGCGGGGAGATCGCCGAGGCCCGCCTGCGGGCGCTGGAATGGGCGCCGAGCCGCGAGCGCTGA
- a CDS encoding prepilin peptidase: MTSDAEHDGTRAPLVLSLALLVGVFASLVTAPGAEGIFGAFLAALMLAVAANDARHYLIPNELTGAALMLALLRAAAFVPDTGAEALLWPLARAASVTIPLLLLMFAYRRWRGRDGLGLGDVKLAAVCGAWLDLATVAAVIELAALLAIGAYVANTALQRKRLRATAFLPFGLFLAPAIWIGWIGETWYMNWLGGWP, translated from the coding sequence GTGACCAGCGACGCCGAGCATGACGGGACGCGCGCTCCGCTCGTCCTCAGCCTCGCATTGCTCGTCGGCGTGTTCGCAAGCCTCGTCACGGCCCCCGGCGCGGAGGGCATTTTCGGTGCGTTCCTTGCCGCCCTGATGCTCGCTGTCGCGGCGAACGATGCGCGCCATTATCTGATCCCGAACGAGCTGACCGGGGCCGCCCTCATGCTCGCCCTGCTCCGCGCCGCCGCGTTCGTGCCGGATACGGGCGCCGAGGCGCTGCTATGGCCGCTCGCCCGCGCTGCTTCCGTCACGATTCCGCTCCTGCTGTTGATGTTCGCCTATCGGCGCTGGCGCGGCCGCGACGGGCTGGGGCTCGGCGACGTCAAGCTCGCGGCCGTCTGCGGCGCCTGGCTCGATCTTGCGACGGTGGCCGCGGTGATCGAGCTCGCGGCGCTGCTCGCGATCGGCGCCTATGTCGCCAACACCGCCTTGCAAAGGAAGCGGCTGCGCGCGACCGCCTTCCTGCCGTTCGGGCTGTTCCTGGCGCCCGCGATCTGGATCGGGTGGATCGGCGAGACCTGGTACATGAACTGGCTCGGCGGCTGGCCCTAA
- the gspD gene encoding type II secretion system secretin GspD, with amino-acid sequence MQFPVTRSVGGRILFEVVQTLLRRRSALTGTIALLSSAFLLTACIVTADQSVETDPKDPRTQNLVDKIRGLDIQPRQPAETGASGIGQAKSSKPAIYLSDGATPQGGALAERDGAGGGYDLNFENAPVATVAKVILGDVLNVGYTIDPRVQGTVTLASVRPVPKADAIYVLENALRMSGVALVRDRTGYRLLPAPEAGPGGIDRSVNAEAGQGITVVPLRYTSAQNIFKLLDAFGVKASTMRPDSSRNTLIVSGSGTDRATAVDTILSFDADWMRGQSVGIFPVRNSSPEPVIAEIEKIMDSGEGGMSQNVIKLQPIARLNSILVVSQKPEYLKRAQTWIARLDRSDTDGVNLKSYPLRYGNSKVVVAMLNDMLFNQSTTSNSSLDSASSQISPGAGISTSSSSTNPVASLSALPTAASGAATPVTGAPGSSFSARPAPAASATSATSATPAQDSGFGGQSGNGSKSGINGILQNVRITADITNNAVLVYANQDAQRVVEQTIRQIDRPQRQIAIEATIAEVTLNNQLNYGVQFFLASQKGSISNTISGVSNAATVGSGAVEAASNAVNAASGALLGRVLPGFNFLIGSENSPRVILDALHSVTDVKVLSNPSLVVLDNQAATLQVGDQVPFSTGTATVLTANNTVVNTIDYKNTGIILRVLPRANANGNVVLDIEQEISSVAAGSTGSLTPTISQRRVKSSIAVTSGQTVLLAGLISETENTQRQGLPILDSIPGIGDAFGHQTNARARTELILFIRPTVIKDGVDAHVIAEEMRSKMNGRLVGTSDPVVTLPKAAR; translated from the coding sequence ATGCAATTTCCAGTCACTCGCAGCGTTGGTGGGCGTATCTTGTTCGAAGTGGTCCAGACGCTTTTGCGCCGCCGCTCAGCGTTGACTGGAACGATCGCGCTGTTGTCGTCCGCTTTTTTGCTCACGGCCTGCATCGTCACCGCCGATCAATCGGTCGAAACCGATCCCAAGGATCCGCGCACTCAGAACCTTGTCGACAAGATCCGTGGCCTCGACATCCAGCCGCGACAACCTGCGGAGACAGGGGCGAGCGGCATTGGCCAGGCAAAATCGTCGAAGCCCGCGATCTATCTCAGCGATGGTGCAACGCCGCAAGGCGGGGCGCTGGCCGAGCGCGACGGTGCCGGCGGCGGCTACGATCTCAATTTCGAGAATGCGCCGGTTGCGACCGTCGCAAAGGTCATCCTTGGTGACGTGCTTAACGTCGGTTACACGATCGATCCCCGCGTTCAAGGAACTGTCACACTCGCCTCGGTCCGTCCGGTTCCAAAGGCCGACGCGATTTACGTGCTGGAGAATGCGCTGCGCATGTCCGGCGTGGCGCTGGTGCGCGACCGTACCGGCTATCGCCTGCTGCCGGCGCCGGAAGCAGGCCCAGGCGGCATCGACCGCTCGGTGAACGCCGAGGCCGGCCAGGGCATCACCGTGGTGCCGTTGCGCTACACCTCGGCCCAAAACATCTTCAAGCTGCTCGATGCCTTCGGCGTGAAGGCCTCGACCATGCGTCCTGACAGTTCCCGCAACACGCTGATCGTGAGCGGCAGCGGCACCGACCGGGCGACCGCGGTCGACACAATTCTGTCATTTGACGCGGACTGGATGCGCGGACAATCGGTCGGTATTTTCCCGGTGCGCAATTCCTCACCCGAGCCGGTCATCGCGGAAATCGAGAAGATCATGGATTCCGGCGAAGGCGGGATGAGCCAGAACGTGATCAAGCTCCAGCCGATCGCGCGGCTGAATTCGATCCTCGTGGTGAGCCAGAAGCCGGAATATCTCAAGCGCGCGCAGACCTGGATCGCGCGGCTCGATCGTTCGGATACCGACGGCGTGAACCTGAAGTCCTATCCGCTGCGCTACGGCAACTCCAAGGTGGTCGTGGCGATGCTGAACGACATGCTGTTCAACCAGAGCACGACAAGCAATTCCTCGCTCGACAGTGCATCGAGCCAGATCTCGCCCGGCGCGGGCATCTCGACGTCGTCGTCCTCCACCAATCCGGTCGCCTCGTTGAGTGCGCTGCCGACCGCCGCTTCCGGCGCCGCCACCCCGGTCACCGGAGCGCCGGGATCATCGTTCAGCGCCCGTCCCGCGCCGGCCGCGTCCGCAACGTCTGCCACATCCGCGACGCCAGCGCAGGACAGCGGCTTCGGTGGACAGTCCGGTAACGGCTCGAAGTCCGGCATCAACGGCATCCTCCAGAACGTCCGGATCACCGCCGACATCACCAACAACGCCGTTCTCGTCTATGCCAATCAGGACGCGCAGCGCGTCGTCGAGCAGACCATCCGGCAGATCGACCGGCCGCAACGCCAGATCGCGATCGAGGCGACCATCGCCGAAGTGACGCTGAACAACCAGTTGAACTATGGCGTGCAGTTCTTCCTGGCGAGCCAGAAGGGCTCGATCTCCAACACGATTTCCGGCGTCAGCAACGCCGCCACGGTCGGCAGCGGTGCCGTCGAAGCGGCGTCCAACGCCGTCAACGCCGCATCCGGCGCGCTGCTCGGGCGCGTGCTGCCGGGCTTCAACTTCCTGATCGGTTCCGAGAACTCGCCGCGCGTCATCCTCGACGCACTGCACAGCGTCACCGATGTGAAGGTGCTGTCGAACCCGTCGCTGGTGGTGCTGGACAACCAGGCAGCGACCTTGCAGGTCGGCGATCAGGTGCCGTTCTCGACCGGTACCGCGACCGTGCTGACCGCCAACAACACCGTCGTCAACACCATCGACTACAAGAACACCGGCATCATCCTGCGCGTGCTGCCGCGCGCCAATGCCAACGGCAATGTCGTGCTCGACATCGAACAGGAGATTTCGAGTGTCGCGGCCGGCAGCACCGGCTCGCTGACACCGACGATCTCGCAGCGCCGGGTCAAGAGCTCGATCGCGGTGACGAGCGGGCAGACCGTGCTGCTCGCCGGCCTGATCAGCGAGACCGAGAACACGCAGCGCCAGGGCCTGCCGATCCTGGATTCCATTCCCGGCATCGGCGACGCCTTCGGGCACCAGACCAATGCGCGGGCGCGCACCGAGCTGATCCTGTTCATCCGCCCGACCGTCATCAAGGACGGCGTCGATGCGCATGTCATCGCCGAGGAGATGCGCAGCAAGATGAACGGTCGGCTGGTCGGAACCAGCGATCCGGTGGTCACCTTGCCCAAGGCGGCGCGCTAG
- a CDS encoding GspE/PulE family protein, translated as MRDLSAESFRQHLLEKYSLPPRARARVEKSANPALTRPLLELWEATDLSATEFADEVSDYFGLARLGLPQLLTTTPCLDGFSRRFLRESTIFPFRAPNGGYRLAIADPSDTAAVRAAEIVFGETVEVVVASFEDITTVLDQRAEAGDAKTGDGVRSIAQQSDDDIESLRDLASGAPVVRALNDLLERAVDLRASDIHVEPFRAGLTVRMRVDGLLRALPSPHGIPPQALISRIKILASLNIAERRLPQDGAARVRVGRSELDVRVATMPTQHGESAVIRLLPRDRGLLEMSKLGLRSRDEGAMTRLLALPHGMIVVTGPTGSGKTTTLATMLSILNEPTRKILTIEDPVEYEIPGINQSQVKPSIGLTFASAMRSFVRQDPDVIMVGEVRDAETAHIAIHAALTGHLVLTTLHTETAAAAVPRLIDLGIEGFLLKSTLRAVVAQRLVRMLCDRCKVPHALTEADLAKDPRFAVIGFKCGEVVHEAGGCERCGGTGYRGRNGVFEILEMSDEVRALIGPQTDSHSIDAAAMRGGMTTMLEDAVAKCRSGLTTVPEVFRVTTVR; from the coding sequence ATGCGAGACCTTTCCGCAGAGAGCTTCCGGCAACATCTCCTGGAGAAATATTCCCTGCCGCCGCGGGCACGCGCCCGTGTGGAGAAATCCGCCAACCCGGCGCTGACGCGCCCCTTGCTCGAATTGTGGGAAGCAACCGATCTCTCTGCGACCGAGTTCGCCGACGAGGTCTCCGACTATTTCGGCCTGGCGCGGCTCGGCCTGCCGCAACTGCTCACAACCACGCCCTGTCTCGATGGTTTCTCCCGCCGCTTCCTGCGTGAATCCACCATCTTTCCGTTCCGCGCGCCGAATGGCGGCTATCGGCTGGCGATCGCCGACCCGTCGGACACAGCCGCGGTGCGCGCCGCCGAGATCGTGTTCGGCGAGACGGTCGAGGTCGTTGTCGCCTCGTTCGAGGACATCACCACGGTGCTCGACCAGCGCGCCGAGGCGGGCGATGCGAAGACCGGCGACGGCGTACGGAGCATCGCGCAGCAATCCGATGATGACATCGAGAGCCTGCGCGATCTCGCCAGCGGCGCACCGGTGGTGCGCGCGCTCAACGATCTTCTGGAGCGCGCGGTCGACCTGCGCGCCAGCGACATTCACGTCGAGCCGTTCCGTGCCGGACTTACGGTGCGCATGCGTGTCGATGGACTGCTGCGTGCGCTGCCGTCGCCGCACGGCATCCCGCCGCAGGCGCTGATCTCGCGCATCAAAATTCTCGCCAGTCTCAACATCGCCGAACGCCGCCTGCCGCAGGACGGCGCGGCGCGCGTGCGCGTCGGGCGCAGCGAGCTCGACGTTCGCGTCGCGACCATGCCGACGCAACACGGAGAGAGCGCCGTCATCCGCCTGCTGCCGCGCGACCGTGGCCTGCTCGAGATGAGCAAGCTTGGCCTCCGCTCGCGCGACGAGGGCGCGATGACGCGTCTGCTGGCGCTGCCGCACGGCATGATCGTCGTCACCGGACCGACCGGCAGCGGCAAGACCACGACGCTCGCCACCATGCTGTCGATCCTGAACGAGCCGACGCGCAAGATCCTCACCATCGAGGATCCGGTCGAGTACGAGATACCCGGCATCAACCAATCCCAGGTCAAGCCGTCGATTGGGCTCACCTTTGCGTCGGCCATGCGTTCCTTCGTGCGTCAGGACCCCGACGTGATCATGGTCGGTGAGGTCCGCGACGCCGAGACCGCGCATATCGCGATCCATGCCGCGCTGACCGGCCATCTCGTCCTGACGACGCTGCACACCGAGACGGCGGCGGCGGCCGTGCCGCGCCTGATCGATCTCGGGATCGAGGGCTTCCTGCTCAAGTCGACGTTGCGTGCGGTGGTCGCGCAGCGCCTGGTGCGCATGCTGTGCGACCGCTGCAAGGTGCCGCATGCGCTGACGGAAGCCGATCTCGCCAAGGACCCGCGCTTTGCCGTGATCGGCTTCAAGTGCGGCGAGGTCGTGCACGAGGCCGGCGGCTGCGAGCGCTGCGGCGGCACCGGCTATCGCGGCCGTAACGGCGTGTTCGAGATCCTCGAAATGTCCGACGAGGTGCGCGCGCTGATCGGACCGCAAACCGACTCTCACTCCATCGATGCCGCCGCGATGCGGGGCGGAATGACGACCATGCTGGAGGATGCCGTCGCCAAATGCCGCTCAGGGCTGACGACGGTGCCCGAGGTCTTCCGCGTCACGACGGTGCGCTAA